A DNA window from Aspergillus nidulans FGSC A4 chromosome I contains the following coding sequences:
- a CDS encoding NADPH-adrenodoxin reductase (transcript_id=CADANIAT00006718), whose product MYEKLPVPFGLARYGVAPDHPEVKNCEEKFTEVAASPRFNFIGNVELGETLPLRVLKPHYDAILFAYGAPKDKKLGIQGEDALRSVYSAREFVGWYNGLPEHRDLNPDLAAGEDAVIIGQGNVALDVARILLSGVDRLRQTDIADYALETLSSSKIKRVRVVGRRGPLQASFTIKEVRELLQLPSVSFDPIPRDLLPPEDVISALPRAQKRLIQLLSKGSTNDPTTTTKSWSLDFLLSPECLNWSPVFPYRLSHVRFARNELDPADPFSASAKVRPKHLSDGKPAKVNIPANTFFRSVGYKGLPLPGLEDLGVPFDESRGVIPNDGFGRVTVPLASEAGTHDTLPNGSLISHLPGLYCAGWVKRGPTGVIATTMTDAFSTADAIAADVAQHGNTLLNPSNERTGLGWEGVRAEAEQRGVRATTWEDWERIDRAERERGSLKSKPREKFGRVEEMLAAL is encoded by the exons ATGTACGAGAAGCTGCCTGTGCCGTTTGGCCTGGCAAGGTACGGCGTAGCTCCGGACCATCCGGAAGTAAAG AACTGTGAAGAGAAGTTTACGGAAGTTGCAGCATCTCCACGCTTCAACTTTATTGGCAACGTTGAGTTGGGCGAAACGCTGCCTCTTCGGGTGCTCAAGCCACACTACGACGCCATCCTGTTCGCCTATGGCGCTCCGAAGGATAAGAAGCTGGGGATCCAAGGAGAGGACGCATTGCGCAGTGTATATTCGGCGCGGGAGTTTGTGGGATGGTATAACGGGCTACCGGAGCATCGAGACCTGAACCCGGACCTTGCCGCGGGAGAGGATGCTGTGATTATCGGTCAAGGCAATGTTGCATTGGATGTAGCTAGGATACTACTGTCCGGAGTGGATCGTCTCCGCCAGACTGACATCGCCGATTACGCCTTGGAGACGCTGTCCAGCAGCAAAATCAAGAGGGTCCGGGTAGTAGGCCGCAGAGGCCCGTTGCAG GCGTCGTTTACTATTAAAGAGGTTCGAGAACTGCTACAGCTCCCCTCTGTATCATTTGACCCCATTCCTCGTGATCTTCTTCCCCCAGAAGACGTCATTTCAGCCCTCCCAAGGGCGCAGAAACGACTGATCCAGCTACTCTCCAAAGGATCTACCAATGACCCTACCACAACCACCAAGTCGTGGTCTCTTgacttcctcctctcgccAGAGTGTCTCAACTGGTCTCCTGTCTTCCCTTACCGCCTGTCTCATGTGCGCTTCGCCCGCAACGAACTCGACCCCGCGGATCCGTTCTCCGCAAGCGCCAAGGTTAGGCCCAAGCACCTTTCCGACGGCAAGCCGGCCAAAGTCAACATTCCCGCGAACACGTTCTTTCGCAGCGTCGGCTACAAAGGTCTTCCCTTGCCTGGACTAGAAGACCTTGGAGTGCCATTCGATGAGAGCCGCGGAGTAATTCCCAACGACGGCTTTGGCCGGGTCACTGTGCCTCTGGCGTCAGAGGCCGGGACTCATGATACACTCCCAAATGGGTCCCTGATTTCGCATCTGCCGGGGCTATACTGTGCCGGGTGGGTCAAGCGGGGACCGACGGGTGTGATTGCCACAACAATGACAGACGCGTTCAGCACGGCGGACGCGATCGCAGCGGATGTGGCACAGCATGGTAACACTCTGCTCAACCCATCGAACGAAAGGACCGGCCTCGGATGGGAGGGCGTCCGTGCCGAGGCAGAGCAGCGTGGTGTAAGAGCAACGACCTGGGAAGACTGGGAGCGAATTGACCGTGCGGAGCGCGAGCGTGGATCGCTCAAGAGCAAGCCACGGGAGAAGTTTGGACGAGTAGAGGAGATGCTGGCGGCTCTGTAG